The region ACAGCTCGTGtcgattgaaaacatttttgaaaatcttCCACAACCAGAAATTAGAATGTTATCATTCCCGTGGTTGCTTTCAGGCAATGTCTTCAGTGTGAGAAATGAACTTGTTATCTTTGGCTTTACAATGCAGACTAATTTATTTGTGCTTTGTGAGTGGGAATTTGAGTGCAGGCCTGTTTTGCTGATTGTCTGGCACAGGACTGCGTATGAAAACATAAGTTATCACACTCACGCTTTCTTGCCAATATCATTGACAGATTTTCAACGAATGTCAACCTTTTTTTGGCATTCAGCAGTTTCCATAACGAGCATTTAATCCATGCGTGTGGAGTAAAATCAACACGGCAATCATTCCATTCTCATCAAGACAAGCGTGTATGTGCTCAGCATTATGAGGATCAGCACTTGTTTCTGCGACTCTGCTGTGTTTACAGGCAAAGCTTGATTACAGAGCTCATTGCAGGCTCCATATTCACTTCCTGTGTTGATCCTTTGCCATAGCGGCCTCTCAATCCGATGCCACGATGAGGGCGTGGGGGGACTGGGAGAGTCCAGTTCTGCTTCGCTTCGACCAAAACACCATTCAGCAAAGGTTCATATAAGGAGCCACCATATCCTGCTAAAACAAACAGCGCCAACGAGGTCGAAACAAATGCTTTTGTTTCGCAGATATATTTAGATCCAAACTGCCTTCACCCAAATGGCATCTCTCACAGGCTGCTTGCCCTCAAGAAGAATAAGACCTCTGTGAGCATGTTGGCATCAGCCGAAACCCCGAGGGGCTTTATCCTCATTGTACTAATCTAAATATATTGCATATGTGCAATGGAAAACATCTCTTTGCCTATTAAGATCACAAAATTTGCAAGTTTTCACTGAAGGGACTATCAAATATGTTTTATGGGAAATGAACTGTCCAGATCCTTCCTTCGCTCATAGTCTGAGTCAGTCCTCCAAGCCCTGCAGGCTGTGACTCCTCTGAGAGCCGTGTCGTTCAGAAGACAGGAAACAGCTTGAGAGAAGTCCAGCAGTCAAGGCCACGGGAGGGGTAGAGGGAAAACGGGGATTTCCTCACATGATGGCCCAGACTTTTATCAAAAGTGTGCCGTCTTTGATTTGGTGCGCCATATGAATGTGATAACTGCTGTGGGATCTGCATTAAATTTAAGCAGCCCATTTGAAGGGAATCCCTGGCTTTTGGGCGCTTGGATAGAGTCAACTGCAATTTTGACCTAAAATAGCACTCACTGGTTATCAGAATGTTTGCAAACattttttgcttgtttgttggATAGTTATTTGTCCCTAGTGGTTCACATTGCATACAATATATGTATCTGCCCTGGGCTCAATTATAGTACAATGCTCCATTCTGTATTGGCCTGGCTGGGATTGACTCGTGATACAACCTGCTGCCACCGTAACCCTGAACAAGATAAACAGTGGATGTAGGTCATAAATAATAGCTTCTCCTTTACATACCGTGCTTCCTCTTGTAGTGACCACGGGGTTTTTCCTACTCAACTGCAAGCACAGCATTTATTAAAAACATCCACATTTGTACAAATGGTCATTTAAGTTTAGGGAACGCTGACTGTTGATCAGTTGACGCATTGGTTAGTTTTGCGTTAAAACAAGTAGAAAATAAGGAACTGGCTAACTTTTGCAGTTTCTTTTTCGAGTGTAAGTTCATTGATGCAGTACAGTTACGGACTAAAGTGACAGTCACCGCCTTCATTGTTTCCGCATATTGTATTTGACATACTCATCATGAGACGTCGAGACAAAGTGTGCTGGCAAACGTCATACTTATTCCCGCTTGCAGTGCTGACCATGCTGATGAGTATTCTGCCATTGAAAGGATTACAAAAGCAAAGACAATGGCGGGAGTGCGGGtggacaaacaaacacaacccAGCACTCAACATACATTTGGGGCTGAGGGGAGAAAAAAGGTGGACAGAGGAAGACAATGGGTACTAACTAATCAAAACCCTCCACAGAGCAAAGAACAAAAATCACAGCGGTCCTTTAGTGCAAAAAGTATGCCAAAAAAGTAATGACTGGCAGGACAAGCAAAAGCAACACAATGCCGGGGGAATGGTGACAAGCAATGAACAATAACATCCGTGCTTACCCTGCTAATGATGACAGCCAGCAGGTGCAATGCAGAAGACTCCACCCACCAACACTCTCCATGGAGacgtcaacaaaaaaacaaaacaaagcagggTGCTGACAAGATTGTGACAGTTAACGGTCCATGTACTATCGTCCACGCTGAATTTACTATACGGCACACTAGTGGAATAACTGATTAGTaataaaacaatttttaaaTTACTGCCTTTCACCAGTTGAAGCCATTTGCCAATTTGGACATTTATTGTAGCATTCTAGCGGTGCTGGAATTTGTCAGTGGGTAACCCGGCTGACTTTGGCCATGGCGATCGGTATTCAAACCCATATCAGGATGGACGGTATTGTCTAGTTGGGTCTTTTAGTAAAACTTTTTAACTCAATTGTATGGGTAGTTTTTAtttggtatttttttatttttatttgagtcATTATACGGTCTCCCCCCCAATATTTACGTGCATCATTTATGTTCAAACTATACAGTTACAGTATCttacaacaataataaatctaCATAACAGGAATAAAATCTGCCTTGTTTTTGATGAACACTTGGCCCTAATATGCCACTGTATTTTAACACTGGCTATGATGATTGTCATTTAGAAAACTAAATATTCTTGAGGTGATGTAAAAAGTTTCTTTATTCTGTGACTATTGCTGCTTGCTGTGTCTTTAAAGTGGTGCGGACAGTGGGAGGGAGCCGctcctaaagaaaggaggggggggggcatttgcgCGCTTCTCGGAGGTGTCCGCCTGCTTCTCTTCCAAGCAAAGGCACACGCtcaagacacagacacacacacggtgGCGGTTTTGATCAAAATTCACACAGATTCTTATTTGCATTGGGAAGAGAGacaagagggagggagagagagcgagagagagggagaaaaagagCGAGAGGAGAGACAGTACACATGGATGTGCAGAAGAGCACTGCAATAATAATCTGGATTAATTTCACAGCCAGTGCGCGGAATTTGTGGACATAATGGGGAATACCACACCCAAACCATTAATAGGTGAGAATTGTGCTGATCATTGTGTGAAAATGTGCGTGAATGCGTGAGCGTGTGGTCTTGGTGCCATTTCTTCCACTTGAGCTCGCTCAGCTTTTGGAAACGAGCTGCACATCACGGGGGAGCTGAGCATGATTCTACTGGAGCTCCCCCTGCAGCTATCTTTCTCCGACTGTAATCTTTTTAATCATTTGTTGCACGAAATGCTCAATAAATAATTTAACTTGAGTGTTCCCAAAGGGACTGTGTGCAACTGAGGGTCACTGTGGTGGTCCATCTAACACCATCATGACCACCTTAAAGATGGAGCAAGCTTACTTGTAACTATCGTTTTGTGCCTTTGTTTACTTCATAGTAGGAGCATTCAAATTTTAATGATAAAATAGAACGGCGTGGTTGGAGATGAATACAAAGGCACATCACTTGAAGTTTTGATTTTGACACAATGATAGGTTCTGATTTAACAATTACACGCataattgaagactctaaatggTCCTTAAGTGTCAATgtgattggtttttttttgttcatagtatgtgccctgtgattggttggTGACTCTTACAAGGTGTTACAAAGTTAGGTTCCAGCTTGCCCATGACCGGAATGATGACAAGCGacatagaaaataaatggataaacCACTCCCACATGTAATTACAATAGTTGGGCATAATCCTTCATTAATCGATAATTGATATTAAAAAGTCCTGACACTTGTGTGAATTGATTGTTGATTAATCATGCCATGTCTTGTCAGCAGACCGAGGTCAATTAGTGGAGAGTGTGACGTTcaaagcaaacatggtgaaACAGCATTTAACTGTTTTGCTGCACCCAAATGGAACAATTACCATTATCCTTATATTATAAGTATGAATGCTTACAAAGCTAGATTGAAAACTACGATTATGGTCTTTTAAAGCATTTCAAAAAACTATTTCCCCAAATCATATTATTTTGGTAATTTTAGTAAACaactttttatttctctttttaacTACTgatttttcaaactgttttgatGTCCTTAATTCTTCTGTTTTATTGTGTGTAAATTATTttgcctttaattttttttttgtcactgtaAAGCACACTTTGTGTATAAAATGCTATATAATGCAGCCATTTCTTGAAGCAATGGAGGAAAAAACAGGTCATTTGGCTTTATCCAGCAGAAGCGCTGTTGTTTTGTCTTGAACTCATTGTCAAAGTGGTACAAAAATGATTAGCATAAAGTAACGCTGTTTACATTAAGAGTACAATTCATAATATAGCTACTGTTTTGTCACCTGGGGTAGTGAAGTCAAAGATTTTCTTTACAAAAACGTTCTTGTGGCTCTCATTCAACATGGCCTATTCATTGAATGCACTGAAGCGTTTTGGCGACAGAGACTCTCCACGCTCTGCTTTTTAGCCAGAAGTACATATGAAATGAATATTGTTGACGTTTACTGTAAAACACATGAAGTCAATCAAATGATTGCCAGGCAAAGACTCTTGCTTGCCAATactagttttgtttttattgtaataGAATCATTTCCTTTGTCTACTTTGTCCTGACACCTCAAAGCACTTTACTCGATAATCAGTTCCTGATGCTTTGATTTACTGCCTGTCCTACTCCCACACCCACACTCATGCTAGATACAGTGTGGTTACTGCCACCGGCACCCCTCCGACGCGTAGGTTTGGACTCAATTAGTCATTGTTTGGTGAGAAAGAGCATTCGCTGCTTGCATGATACGCACTATATGCATTGGTTTGAAAGTCTCCTTGTCCCATTCCAGAATCTTAACAGTCACTGTGATGAAAAGTTTTCAGAATGATGCTCGTGGGGATCCTTCCACAAAGGCTCAATAAATAAGGCCGTGACATTCTCATAAAATCCGTCAAAACTAATCGCTCTTGAAAATCAGAGACTTTAGCCTAGAGAGGAAAGAGAATAAAGCCCCCTCTTATATGGACGATGGGCCTGCTTCTTAAGGACAACGTCCATATTACGTCAAAGTGTCTCGTGCTTGTGAGGTGTGATTACAGTGCTTCCCCGGCTATACGTCATTTCAAGCGGCCATTTTTCACAAGTTTTCACCGTATGCAGACAAATAAGCTAAGTGCCCCTCTGTGCTGCAACATGCCggaaagaaggaagaaaaagagaTGTATCAAATGTAAATAACAACCAACAAAAGAACTTGAATAACAAAAGAACATTAACAGAAAACAATTGCTGTAAAATAATGAAGACAAGCAAGTAAAGATAAGAATTTGTCCTAGAATTgaagtcaaacaaaaaaatttggACACACTGCATAAGTCCCTAAATAACCccacgttaaaaaaaaagcattcaagttCCCTGTGATGAAAAGCTGGTGGTGGATTGAACTACCTCAGTTGTCtgaggagtgttttttttttttaatttacagctGGAACACCCAATAGGTGTACAAGACATGTTTATGGTCCTCCAGACCATTCAGGACCACAAGGCTTCCAGTACTGATGGACTGACAGTTAAATTTTCTCTAGCATTTTAGCCCACAGCACATTAGTGAATGTCTTTAACTCTCTTGCCCCAAAAAGGGAAGGGACTAAAATAAATTGGCTCCTTGTGTAGCTCCTCTGCACGGACCGCAATATCCTCTCCAAACCCTTGGCTATCTTTCTGAGAAGATTTTATTAAGTTATCCACCGGGATCACCTGCATTGTGTGCAGAGCAGGTGGATGATGGACAATATCAACCAAATTGGAGAAGTTTTCCCCATTCACTGACTTCTCGCATTCGACCACGTTGAACACAGCTTGCTCTGGGAGACAGCATGCGCGGATATCGTATTCTGATGGTATGATAAGCAAAAATATTGACATTATTAAGATTACAGCTCAAATATCCTTTTtgagaaaaggaaaaacaatgtTTTCCCATCAAACACAattgtaattaaaaataaaaatgaaagtgAATATTTGGTTTGCACAGTGCGTCTTTCAACATGCTCCTTCCCTCCTCCGTGTAACTGCTCACCCCATCCCCATCTGCTTGCCAACAAGGAGGAAAAAACAAGTTCAATTAAGAGGCGGTTCATTTAGTCAAATCTGCAAGCAGCCAATCATATCGTGCTCTGCTTTAGAAGGCCCCTCAAAAAGGAAAAAGTGAGTATATTAGCAGTTATTGAAACCTCGACTTTTAAAACCAAGGTGAACTGGTAATCGGCCCATGGCTATAGGAGACGATGACCAGGTTTGGGTTCAGCACTGATCTAATTACTAAGATCCAGATGTTGTACATACAAGTCCATGAAAGGTGTTCAGGGTAACAATGGCTTTAATGCTTTCTTTTAGAAGCATTAATGTGTGTGACAGGGTTGCGCATTGTACTTAGGTGCAGTTTATGATGCGAGACGGTATGTCGAATTGGCTAGACGAGGCTCAGCCGTTTgcatgccaggttgaaacacgAAGCAGTTCAACTGTTACTCAAAACAGCACAATCATTTTCAGATTTGTACCAAAATTCCAACGCCTCGTGCTTGTCATGCGTCGCATCTTCACGGCAATTCTTTTTGTGTGATTCTGTTAACTGAATAAGTATCGAATCAATTAATGACACTCAAAACAACAGCGATAACTCTTGAAACGTTCCTTACAGCTGAACATGTCACTTTTGTGTCACATTCGAATATACTGCTACATATTTCAAAAAACATAATTTGTGGCAAGGCCTAAAGTAGGACATGCATTGTGGAACATTTTACAGTCATTTATGTACTTTTCTTCTGCGTAAAGACCGCTTTGTTAAAAACCAGCTGACATTATCGACCATATGATATTATACAGCTCAATTTGATTTGATACAAAATAAATGGTCttaaatcatttttgtttgatttctgACCCTTGATTAAATTCAAAACAATAGAATGTCTTGGGGCGCTGCATTGTATGACACTGCAATAAAGGATAAATCTTGTGAACAGTGGGAATCTTTCCTGGACTATGAGGAGACAATAAGAGGGCTATTGAGTTTGTTTATGCTGCTGGCCAAGGATTTTGTCAGTCTTTTGCACATTAAAAAGATCAACACCAGCACGTGAAGACGTGACTTTCTCTTGATGTGATTATCTATTGTCTTGTGCGATGTGACCTTTTCAGCGTTGGCTTTGTAAATACTCTCTTTGGGGATGGCGGCATTTTCTCATCTGAAAGACCTTCAGTTTCTATCACCACTTGAAAATGTTTGGCAGATTTGGTTCATTCAAGCACCAATGACTACAGTAGTAAAATACTTTGGCCATGATTAATTGTAACGGCATactcacacaaacaaaacatttctgCAATTTTCTGTGTTACCGTGAATCATTTGACCACTAATATTTTCAGTATGGCTTTACAAATTGCGTCATGTCAAAACACATACAGGATAATACTTTAAAAAGTACTGTATATTCAGTAATGGTGAAAATTAACAATTCAAAAAtatatcattattttatttattatatcgTTGCGTTTCATATTATAATTACTGTCAATGTTTATTGTATTATGCGTCATTATATATGATTTATAAATTcgacaaagaaaataaacatatgaaacaaaatttgagctACTACGTTGAATGTTAAAAATCAATAGATTAGTTGGATATTCGTGCTTACGTATGTAAATACGTACTATCCCTTCTGTGGTTTTGTACTGTGCGATTGCAGTGTTTGGTACAACAAGTTCTTCTTCAAGCTGTGTTATGTGTTCAAAGAGGTTGTTGCGAGGTGCATAGTGTCAGTGTGGGAAAGGAAGTGTCTAAGACTCTGTGGGCTCTTTTAAATACGTGGCCTTTGCCCTCTATAGCAGCGATTCCCAACCAGGGCGGCGTGGCACATTGTGTTGCTTGAGAGAGCGGCACGGGTGCTACATGCGGGAAATTGTCCGATTGCACTTAATAAGAAATACATCTTTATTTAGCCATCTCTGCTAATGACATTCGTATTTGGGTTATTCATCAACTTCTCTGGTTTGACGCTAAATTTGCAGATGCGACTCTGCAAACCCGTCCAGTGGCAAACAGGCAGTACTACACCTTGCCCAACAATGTGACCGCACATGAGAGAAGGTCGGCGCATCCAGTTAGCGTCAGTATGGAGTCCCCCCGCTTTCACCCCCACGCCAAAGGCAAGAACATCCGGCTGGATGGGCAGCTTCGCCGTGCCACTCGCAAGAACAGCTTCTGCAATGGAATCACCTTCAGTCACAGGCCCGTCCATCTCTACGAGAAGGTCGGTTTGCTTCGACTTGTTGCAGAagttcatatttttaaaataaattggcCGTTTCACCGTGCCTTCACTTGCACCCGCAAATAACTGAGATGTTAGCAGAGGCGTTTTCACATCCTTATGTACATCCCTAATCATGCTTCTGATTCAGGTGAGGCTTCGTCTCACCGGTGTGCACACCGGCTGGAGCGGAGCGCTACGCTTTGGCTTCACCAGCCTAGACCCCAGCGACCTGATCATATCCGACATCCCCAAGTACGCTTGTCCAGATTTGGTGACACGGCCCGGTTACTGGGCCAAGGCGCTGCCAGAGAGACTTGCCCTGAAGGACAGCGTGCTGGCCTTCTGGGCCGATCGTCACGGGAGGGTTTTCTACAGCATCAACGATGGCGAGCCAATCCTCTTCCACTGCGGCCTCAGCATTGGCTGCCCGCTCTGGGCCATCATCGATATTTACGGCATCACTCAGGAGGTCACGCTGCTGGGTAAGTGTCACGTTAAACTGTCTCAACAAGCTTCCTCAATCTGAGCCAATACACTTAGCAGCATTCATAGCACTATTAAAATGATGTACAATACAATTGCAGTATCATAAATCCTGCTGTATGAAGACAATAATAATCCGATTGGGTTGCTCCATTGACTTTAATAGAAGTCAGCCTACACGGCTCAATAAAAGGCACCGCAACCATAAGAATATTTGGAAGTATTTGGAATTATTTTGATCGgtaattattatcattataaacTATATAATGAGTCCAAATagaagaataaataaatgttgcattttttaCTCAAGGGAATAAGTCTTTTCTAATAAAGACAATTAAGTTATATTTTAATTGTACTTACTTAAAAGATCAACTTAAAAGGTCAACTTGAAAGCTCATGACGGTTGAACATTGCTTTGACCGCTGGCACTACTAAACCTCAGGAACATATTTACATAGTGTCAATAAATACAGAGCTAATTTAAGCAGCTTCCAAAGAGGGCAGAGAGCAGCTGTGCCGGCCAGTTCCAATGTCAACTTTGGACTGGACATATAGGTAGTAGCATCACGGAGTGAGCAGCAACATACATGGGCGATACCCAGTCTCCATTTGGCCGAATCTCTCACTCCTTCAACAGACTTTCGCCATTTCTTTGTTGCGCTTCATTGGGCCCCTTTGTGTTTCCATCACCGCCTGCCCTGTAGTTCCCTCCCCGACTGTGTTTATATTCAGTCTGACAGGAGCTATAGCCATGTTTGGTCAAGGCGGCAGATCCCAGGAGCTTTGGTGAGGGGCCAGTGAACTCATCTGCTCTACGCCATCACTAGAAATAGTCATGAAGGAATGGACCGTAATTCAAATGAGACAGGACTAGTGCCAGATTGGTTTACAGCACTTGTGTTACAAAACCGCTACAATGCAGCAGTGTAGTGAGTTGATAGTAACGAAGGAAAATCACGGGCACCGTAATAAAATGGCCATTGGATTTGTGGAGCTATTTGTATTCAACTGGAAAAAGCCCCTGCTAATTATGCAACCCGCGTTATGTAAAACTCTGTGTAAAGCTAAATTTTTGTAGTCGCACAACAGCAACATTGTAGAGGAAAGTTTGCGTCTAAACACACCAATCTTTAGAGTGCTGCCACTCATTGGGATGCATTTCCAGCCCTCGAGTTTCATGGCTCAGGCTTTTCCAAGAGACGATTCTTATATCATCAAGTCATGCACTTTTTCTGCCCATACAGAAAGCACGTTTGCCGAGAGCGTTAGATCGAGCTGCCTGAGCGCGGCCCGCCTGAGTGCCTATCTGCCCCAGAGCAGCCACGACTCTGCCAATTACAGCAACAATCAACTGGAGAACAAccaggccgccgccgccaagaTGGCCAACATCCAGCTCCATACTTACACTCAGTTCATCCCTTGGTGTTCGTCCAACTCATCCTCCACCAAGCCAGCCTCATCTGCCTCCAGCGGATTGTCCCGAGTGGTCCGCAGCCTCCCCTCCTCGCTGGACGGCGACCTGCACTTTCACCCCATCCGCGGTTCCGACATCATACTGTCCGCGGACCGCTCGGCCGCCTGTATTCACTTTCTGGACAGCAGTCGGACTCTTGTGTTCAGCGATCGGCCGCTACACCAAGGAGAAACTTTATACGTAGAGGTTGGCCATCTGGGTCTGCCTTACTTCGGGGCGCTCTTGTTTGGTTTGACGTCCTGTGACCCGGCCAGCCTGCACGCCGGTGACCTGCCGGCCGACCCCGAGGTTCTGCTGGACCGCAAGGAGTACTGGGTGGTGCATCGCGGCTTTCCCATGCCGTGCTCCGGGGACGTACTCAGCTTTAGCCTGCTGCCCAGCGGAGAGGTGCATCACGGGGTGAACGGAGTGGGACGCGGCAGGCTGCTTTGTGTGGACTCTTCTCAGGTGctgtgggccttcttcgcctTGCATGGGGCTGTCAACAGACTCAGGATACTCGGTAAGTTTCGAGCAGGATTGTCCCTCCTCCAACACGTGTAGATTCAAACTATCAGGATTGCTACAAGTTTTTTgcagagcttgctgatgagctgaagCAGAACCAGAATATaaagcaagcaaaaaaagaagcaaCAAACGGGATCCGTTTAGGCCCCAAAAGCGTTAAACAAGCGTTAAACTAAAAGAGAACAAAGTGGAACGTCGCCCTCTGCCAAGGTTGTTTGTTACAATAAGTGAAAAATTCATGGAgcactttattattgttttatgcCCTTCTGTTTCTAAAATGGCCCTTTCCTGCTCTACACAGCATGACGCAAGACACAACCATTTATGATTCTCTGGCAAAGCAATCGTTCCATTGTGAGACAAACAGTCGAAGTGAAAAGAATTATTTAGAGGAGGCCACTTCCTGGTACATAGAGAATGACCTAAGATGACGGGACTCATCCATTTTTAACTCGTGGGCGCGGGAAACTGTTCCATCGTGACTTGAACaacaaaaggagaaaataaataCCCCAAGGAAAATAAAGTCATGCAGCGCTACAcagtatttgtgtttgtttgtttctccaTCCATTTGATGGTTGGAAGATTATTTGTGGTTCACCAAATGGTTTATGGGACTGGATCATCTATCATTTTAGGGTTGGGGGAAAACATTTCTCGAGAGTAATACGGGAATATTCACAGATCGTGATTTAACACACGAGATAAAACGGTTTTATAAGATCCATCTGGAATGGATCCAGTGATATGGCTTTGACAAACTACAATGCGGTGAGCGGAGGTTTGTACAATAAGCAGGCATTACAATGACAAGAATGAGTTCAACTTGACCACAGGGTCATTAGAATTGACAAGTAGCAGCAATGTTAACTTCATCTTCAGTCATTGGTGGCTGAGCAATCTCGGTTTTTAAAAAGCTCATCTATCTGTTGCAGTCCCAAAACTCCCCCACAAAGTCCCATCATCTGGGAACTATTTTTTAGAGACCCAACATCATTAGCATCAAAGAAAGAGAGACTCCAAAGATCCTAGCAGTTTAAGGCTGAGCGAGCATTAAGTAAAAATGATGCACTTCCTATTCTGCATCACCGCATACCTCTATTATCTTTGTGATCCAGGAACGCAGCAGccaagccctgcctccacatcTCCCGGCACCTCCCACAGCAGCAGTCCAGACGACAGCGATTCAGATCTGGCCTTTAGTGTCAACAGATCCTCCTCTGCGTCTGAATCCTCTCTGGGTGAGAACACTCCTACAGTACATCGTCGGGGCGCGTTATGAATGTATCATCTTGAATGGGCTACACATAATGTGATTTTAAATATCATATCCTATGttaaaatctgacaagtaattaGCAAGTAGCGACGGTCGAGTA is a window of Syngnathus typhle isolate RoL2023-S1 ecotype Sweden linkage group LG1, RoL_Styp_1.0, whole genome shotgun sequence DNA encoding:
- the neurl1b gene encoding E3 ubiquitin-protein ligase NEURL1B, with the protein product MGNTTPKPLIDATLQTRPVANRQYYTLPNNVTAHERRSAHPVSVSMESPRFHPHAKGKNIRLDGQLRRATRKNSFCNGITFSHRPVHLYEKVRLRLTGVHTGWSGALRFGFTSLDPSDLIISDIPKYACPDLVTRPGYWAKALPERLALKDSVLAFWADRHGRVFYSINDGEPILFHCGLSIGCPLWAIIDIYGITQEVTLLESTFAESVRSSCLSAARLSAYLPQSSHDSANYSNNQLENNQAAAAKMANIQLHTYTQFIPWCSSNSSSTKPASSASSGLSRVVRSLPSSLDGDLHFHPIRGSDIILSADRSAACIHFLDSSRTLVFSDRPLHQGETLYVEVGHLGLPYFGALLFGLTSCDPASLHAGDLPADPEVLLDRKEYWVVHRGFPMPCSGDVLSFSLLPSGEVHHGVNGVGRGRLLCVDSSQVLWAFFALHGAVNRLRILGTQQPSPASTSPGTSHSSSPDDSDSDLAFSVNRSSSASESSLVTAPSSPLSPPVSPGLAGLEWPSCEKNGECTICFDQEVDTVIYTCGHMCLCNDCGLKLKRQINACCPICRRPIKDVIKTYRP